One part of the uncultured Bacteroides sp. genome encodes these proteins:
- a CDS encoding M14 family zinc carboxypeptidase: MNIVKKISVLLFLFITISLQAQPNYYFSGSDKFDPKIPTPEAFLGYPIGSHFTRYDKIVEYFKELSRLSDKVKFSVIGKTHEERDLVILTITSPENSSRLEEIRKEHLTLVDPTKPEPDYDKLPAVVYLGYGVHGNETSSGEAALLAAYYLVASQNTEVQNYLKQIVVHIDPAQNPDGRDHAANWHNSWKSFPPVADPFDEEHNETWPGARGNHYSINLNRDWLSLVAPESQARVAFYHQWYPNIFDDYHEMGANSTYYFEPSRPIGTWNPITPNSTYEKLNVILANHFSQALDNIGSLYFTKEQFDNIAPIYGSTYPDITGGVGTTLEQGSSRGLVQETKTGNLTFPFTIRNQFVTSIATIKAAYDERATLLKHQKDFFKSAIDLAKSNSTKGYLFGNVADQSLTQKFLDLLLQHRIEVYALQKSHSINGKNFEPEYSYVVPAQQSQYRLVHSIFEENTSFKDSTFMDITAWSLVHAYGIQYAKIKDDFFNKGDQVLRIKELNGDIVNGSSKYAYILDWTELNSYKALYSLTHLGLNTKTAFKPFTTKIGNKLQEFGYGSVVIPVAGQKIDSDSLYKVISKVSAYAKVRFYSVNTGLSLNGIDLGSENIKLVREPKVAILTGQGISSTEAGEAWFVLNQYIGIPATKLNINILDRADLSKYNTLVLAGGTYNYLGKNDEKKIKEWVSAGNVLITFDDASEWVIKQGIVNENLIDTVKVQLVNERADFVRANEKEGAKRLSGSIFSLDLDITNPIGFGFKNRNIFVLREGLTLLKPTKSPYGTVAKYTSSPLINGYVSKENISKIRNTAAIDYVNVGAGTVVLFSDNPNFRATWIETSRLFLNSVLFGNHLSRGGRYF; this comes from the coding sequence ATGAATATAGTAAAGAAAATAAGTGTTTTATTGTTTCTGTTTATAACAATATCATTACAGGCACAGCCTAATTATTATTTTTCTGGTTCTGACAAATTTGATCCAAAGATTCCTACTCCTGAAGCTTTTTTAGGATATCCTATTGGATCTCATTTTACCCGCTATGATAAGATTGTTGAATATTTTAAGGAACTTTCCCGTCTTTCTGATAAAGTGAAATTTTCTGTTATCGGAAAAACCCATGAAGAAAGAGATTTGGTAATCCTGACTATTACTTCTCCTGAAAACAGTTCAAGACTTGAAGAGATAAGAAAAGAACATTTAACCCTTGTTGACCCAACTAAACCAGAACCAGACTATGATAAATTACCGGCAGTAGTTTATCTGGGTTACGGTGTTCATGGAAATGAAACATCAAGTGGGGAAGCAGCTCTTCTTGCTGCTTATTATCTTGTTGCATCACAGAACACTGAAGTTCAGAACTATTTAAAGCAAATAGTTGTGCATATTGATCCGGCACAGAATCCGGATGGAAGGGATCATGCTGCAAACTGGCATAATTCATGGAAATCGTTTCCTCCAGTTGCTGACCCGTTTGATGAAGAACATAATGAAACATGGCCTGGTGCAAGGGGGAATCATTATTCTATTAATCTGAATCGTGACTGGCTTAGTCTGGTTGCCCCCGAAAGTCAGGCAAGGGTTGCTTTCTATCACCAGTGGTATCCTAATATCTTTGATGATTATCATGAAATGGGGGCTAATAGTACTTATTATTTTGAACCATCAAGACCAATTGGAACATGGAATCCAATAACTCCTAATTCTACTTATGAAAAATTGAATGTGATTTTAGCAAATCATTTTTCACAAGCTCTTGACAATATTGGCTCTTTATATTTCACTAAAGAACAATTTGATAATATAGCTCCGATTTATGGTTCTACTTATCCGGATATAACCGGTGGTGTGGGAACTACTCTTGAACAAGGTAGTTCACGTGGTTTAGTTCAGGAAACAAAGACAGGAAACTTAACTTTTCCTTTCACTATCAGGAATCAGTTTGTAACAAGTATTGCAACAATAAAGGCTGCTTATGATGAAAGGGCTACTCTTCTTAAACATCAGAAAGATTTCTTTAAGTCTGCTATAGATTTGGCCAAAAGTAATTCTACAAAAGGTTATTTGTTTGGAAATGTAGCTGATCAGTCTCTTACTCAGAAATTTCTTGATTTGTTACTACAACATCGTATAGAGGTCTATGCACTTCAAAAAAGTCATTCTATCAACGGAAAGAACTTTGAACCAGAGTATTCTTATGTAGTTCCCGCTCAACAATCTCAATATCGTCTTGTTCATTCAATTTTTGAAGAAAATACATCATTCAAAGATTCTACTTTTATGGACATTACAGCATGGTCGTTAGTGCATGCTTATGGAATTCAGTATGCAAAGATTAAAGATGACTTTTTTAACAAAGGAGATCAGGTGTTAAGGATAAAAGAGCTGAATGGTGATATTGTGAATGGCTCATCAAAATATGCATATATTCTTGACTGGACTGAATTAAATTCATACAAGGCATTATATTCTTTGACTCATTTAGGATTGAATACAAAAACGGCATTTAAACCCTTTACTACTAAAATAGGTAATAAACTACAGGAGTTTGGATATGGTTCGGTTGTAATACCTGTAGCTGGGCAAAAAATAGACTCAGATTCGCTTTATAAAGTTATCAGCAAAGTAAGTGCGTATGCAAAAGTGAGATTTTATTCTGTTAACACAGGACTGAGTTTGAATGGAATTGATTTAGGTAGTGAAAATATAAAACTAGTAAGAGAACCTAAAGTTGCCATCTTAACAGGACAGGGAATATCTTCTACTGAAGCTGGTGAAGCTTGGTTTGTTTTGAATCAATATATCGGAATTCCGGCAACAAAACTTAATATTAATATCTTAGATCGTGCTGACCTGAGTAAATATAACACTTTGGTACTTGCCGGTGGAACTTATAATTATCTAGGAAAAAATGATGAGAAAAAAATTAAGGAATGGGTTTCTGCCGGAAATGTTTTGATTACATTTGATGATGCTTCGGAATGGGTAATAAAACAAGGTATTGTTAATGAGAATCTGATTGATACGGTGAAAGTTCAATTAGTAAATGAACGGGCTGATTTTGTAAGAGCAAATGAAAAAGAAGGTGCAAAGCGATTGAGTGGTTCAATTTTCTCACTTGATTTGGATATTACAAATCCGATAGGTTTTGGCTTTAAAAATCGGAATATTTTTGTACTTCGTGAGGGTTTAACTTTACTTAAACCAACAAAAAGCCCTTATGGCACTGTTGCAAAATATACGTCATCTCCATTAATCAACGGATATGTTTCTAAAGAGAATATATCAAAAATAAGAAATACGGCTGCTATTGATTATGTAAATGTGGGAGCCGGTACTGTTGTTTTGTTCTCTGATAACCCAAACTTCAGAGCTACATGGATTGAAACCAGCAGACTCTTTTTGAATTCTGTTCTCTTTGGAAACCATTTATCAAGAGGAGGCCGGTATTTTTAA